GGCTCTGCCCGATGCCCACGGCGGCCGTGTGGTGAGAGATAACCTCCATGCCCTCGACCGCCTTCCTCAGCGAATCGTAGTCACGGACATCCCCCCGTATGAACTCCGCCCGGCGGTTGAGATGGTCCGGTTCCCTGCCCCCGGGGTGCACCTGGGGATCGAGGTTGTCGAAGATCCTCACCCGGTGCCCCTCCACGATCAGGCGATCAACGAGAAAGCTGCCGATGAAACCAGCGCCTCCGGTGACGAGTATGTTCATGTGTAGCCTCTGAGGACGATCTTTGGGCCTTAAACTTTCGGTTTTTGGCTGTCTTTCAGCTCCATCTTCCGGATGCGGTAGAGCGCATCCTCGATGAGGCGCCGATTGGAAGAGATGATGTCTGCGACGAGGCCGATGAGCAGAACCTGGAAGCCGATAATCATGAAGATCGCCGCGAAAATGAGCGATTGGAGGTGGCCCTGGCCTCCTGAGGTGAAATAGAAGCAGAGAAACCGCAGGGAGAGGAGCCCCCCCAGGAGCAGCCCCACGGTGCCGATGAAGAGGAATACCTTGAAGGCCTCGTACATGGTGTAGATACGGACCATCGTGCTCAGGGATCTCTTGACATACTCCCAGGGGCTCGAGAAGAGTCGGGACTCCCTCGTCTCCTTGTTTGTGCGCACCGGCACGTGCGCGATGGCGATGTTCTTCTTGCCCCCCTGGATGATTGCCTCGAGCGTGTAGGTGAACTGTGAGACGATGTTGATGCGCAGCGCCGCCTCACGGTTGTAGGCGCGGAAGCCGCTCGTGCAGTCGGGGATATCGGTCCCAGAGATGCGCCGCACCGCCCAGCTCCCCCACCGCTGCAAAGACCGCTTCAGGGGGGATACGTGCTGGAGCTTCTCGATGGTGCGGTCGCCGATGACCATATCGGCCTCTCCATTGAGAATCGGCGTGATGAGCTGGGGGATGTCAGCGCCGCAGTACTGGTTGTCGGCGTCGGTGTTGACGATGATGTCGGCCCCCGCCTTGAGCGATGCGTCCAGCCCTGCCATGAACGCCTGTGCCAGGCCCTTCCGGTTCCTGAAGCGCACGAGGTGCTGGACGCCCGCGCGCCGCGCCACCTCGGCGGTCCGATCGGTGGACCCGTCGTCCACCACGACAAATTCCATCTCATCGATGCCCGGGATATTCCGGGGGATGTCGCGGAGCGTCCTCTCGAGATAGGGCTCCTCGTTGTAGCACGGAATCTGGATGACGAGCTTCATGCAGTACCCTCTGGGATGATGATAGTATCTGTTCCCAGGGTGTATGTCAATAGTTCCTGCCGCGATCTGCAAAAGGTTTGAATGGTTTGATCCGTTTGATCCGTTTGAGTCGTTCACACCATTCAAACAGCTCAAACTGCTCAAAGCGGCTGGTGTGGTTGTTCAAACTGTTCAAACGACTCAAACGTTATCTTTAGGTATGAAGCAGATCATGATCATACCGGGGATCGTGAGGAGGCAGACAAGGCAGAAGAAGGTGAGGTACCCGAGCCTCTCCTGTATGTATCCGCTCAGCGCGCCGGGGATCATCATGCCGAATGCCATGAGGCCGGTGGAAATGGCGTAGTGGGAGGTTTTGAACGGCTCCCGCGCAATATACATGAGGAAGATCGTGAAGGCCGTGAATCCCAGACCATAGCCGAACTGCTCGGCGGCCACGAGGGCGTAGGTGGTCACGAGCGAAGGCCGCGCCCACGCGAGATAGACATAGCTGAGATCGGGGAGATTGAGGGCGAGCGCCATCGGCCAGATGCATCTCTTAAAACCGAAGCGGGATATGAGCCATCCACCAAGGATGCCCCCCGCGAGAAGGAAGCCCGTCCCCACGGTTCCGTAAAGTGCGCCGACGGTCTCGGTCGCGAGGCCGAGCCCCCCTTTTGCGACAGGGTCGAGGAAAAACGGCTGCGCCATCTTCACGAGCATTGCCTCCCCAAGGCGGTACAGGAGGATGAACGCCACAATGGGGATAATCATGGACTGGGAGAAGTAGCTTTTGAACACGTGGAGGAAATCTGAATTGCCGGGCCGGCTCGGAGACCTCAATGGCCTGGCGCGTCCGGCATCAAGGTGCGGGAAGGGGAGGTAGAACCTGTGAAAGAACGCCAGGCAAAGAAAGATAATGCCCGCCACGCCGAGGGCGGTTGTCCAACCCCGGCGGATGAGGTCTGTTCTTCTCTCGATCGCGCCCGCGAGAACGACCAGGCCGCCGGAGGCAAAGATCATCGCGAGCCTGTAGAATGTGCTGCGGACACCCGCGTAGAGGGCCTGATCATCTCGCGAGAGGCTCAGCATGTAGAACCCGTCAGTCGCGATGTCGTGGGTGGCGGAGGTGAACGCGATGAGGCTGAAGAGAAGGAGGGAGAGCGGGAAGAACAGATCGGTCTGGATCACCAGGGCAGTCGCGATGAAGCACAGGGCCATCGTCAATTGGGTGCCGATGATCCATCTTCTCTTGGTCAAGCGCATATCAACGAGCGGCCCCCAGAACATCTTGATGACCCAGGGGAGGTAGAGGAGGCTCGTGAGGCCGATCAGCCTGTTGGGCAACCCCATTGTTTTGTACATGACCACGGTGACGATGTTCACGATGACATAGGGGACGCCCTCGGCGAAGTAGGTGGTGGGAACGTATATCCAGGGGCGGCGCTTCTTCCCCTCGTGGGAGCGTTCGGTTGAAAGATACTCTATCGGCGCGGGCATAGTGTGCAGTGCTGAATGCTTACAAAGAATTAGAGTACAACACTATACCATCGCCACGCAGGAGTGCGGTAGAAATTTTGACGGCGCGGCCGTGCATTTGGATTGATTCTCGCCCCACCTTGGCTTATACTTCCGTACACAGGAAACGATGAAGGCAGAAGCGGTTTCGATCATCATACCCACCAAAAACGCTGAGCGATACCTGGAAGAGCAGTTGAAGGCCATATTCAGCCAGGAGGACGTTACCCGCCCGGAGATCGTCATCATTGATTCGGGTTCGACGGATAAGACGATCCAGATCGCCGCGCGGTATCCCGCAAGGCTCATCTCCATAAAACCTGAGGAGTTCAATCACGGCGCCACCAGGAACCTCGGCGCGCGGGAAGCGAAGGGCGGCTACCTCGTCTTCCTCACGCAGGACGCAACTCCGGCGGACGGCTCATGGCTCAAAAACCTTCTCAGTCCCCTCCGTGAAGACCCGGCTGTGGCAGGGGCTTTCAGCCGCCACATGCCGAGGCCTGGCTGCTCCCTCCCCCTGGAGCGGCAGATTGAGGAGGAGTGGCCGCAGGCGGGGGGGAAGCAGAGGATTGTCAAGCAGGTGAGCTCCCGGGAGGATCTCGATGCGCGCAAGCCGTACTATGTCTATTTCGCGAATACGAGTTCCTGCCTGCGCCGCTCGGCGTGGGAGCGGTTCCCCTTCCGTGACGTTGACTTTGGCGAGGATGTTGATTGGGCCGAGCGGGTCCTGCTCGCGGGCTACAAGATTGTCTATGAACCCGATTCGGCCGTTCTCCACAGCCACGATTACCGCCTGCGGGAACAGTTGCGGCAGCACTATGATTACGGCCGCATGGTG
This is a stretch of genomic DNA from Candidatus Auribacterota bacterium. It encodes these proteins:
- a CDS encoding MFS transporter, with translation MPAPIEYLSTERSHEGKKRRPWIYVPTTYFAEGVPYVIVNIVTVVMYKTMGLPNRLIGLTSLLYLPWVIKMFWGPLVDMRLTKRRWIIGTQLTMALCFIATALVIQTDLFFPLSLLLFSLIAFTSATHDIATDGFYMLSLSRDDQALYAGVRSTFYRLAMIFASGGLVVLAGAIERRTDLIRRGWTTALGVAGIIFLCLAFFHRFYLPFPHLDAGRARPLRSPSRPGNSDFLHVFKSYFSQSMIIPIVAFILLYRLGEAMLVKMAQPFFLDPVAKGGLGLATETVGALYGTVGTGFLLAGGILGGWLISRFGFKRCIWPMALALNLPDLSYVYLAWARPSLVTTYALVAAEQFGYGLGFTAFTIFLMYIAREPFKTSHYAISTGLMAFGMMIPGALSGYIQERLGYLTFFCLVCLLTIPGMIMICFIPKDNV
- a CDS encoding glycosyltransferase family 2 protein; this translates as MKLVIQIPCYNEEPYLERTLRDIPRNIPGIDEMEFVVVDDGSTDRTAEVARRAGVQHLVRFRNRKGLAQAFMAGLDASLKAGADIIVNTDADNQYCGADIPQLITPILNGEADMVIGDRTIEKLQHVSPLKRSLQRWGSWAVRRISGTDIPDCTSGFRAYNREAALRINIVSQFTYTLEAIIQGGKKNIAIAHVPVRTNKETRESRLFSSPWEYVKRSLSTMVRIYTMYEAFKVFLFIGTVGLLLGGLLSLRFLCFYFTSGGQGHLQSLIFAAIFMIIGFQVLLIGLVADIISSNRRLIEDALYRIRKMELKDSQKPKV
- a CDS encoding glycosyltransferase; protein product: MKAEAVSIIIPTKNAERYLEEQLKAIFSQEDVTRPEIVIIDSGSTDKTIQIAARYPARLISIKPEEFNHGATRNLGAREAKGGYLVFLTQDATPADGSWLKNLLSPLREDPAVAGAFSRHMPRPGCSLPLERQIEEEWPQAGGKQRIVKQVSSREDLDARKPYYVYFANTSSCLRRSAWERFPFRDVDFGEDVDWAERVLLAGYKIVYEPDSAVLHSHDYRLREQLRQHYDYGRMVRSARLAPTVTLRRSAKTFLVSLRDDLRYLKRTGRPMEQFFFSVPFHACCVLGRWLGEHSDELPRMARRFLSRQRQIQKK